Proteins found in one Micropterus dolomieu isolate WLL.071019.BEF.003 ecotype Adirondacks linkage group LG10, ASM2129224v1, whole genome shotgun sequence genomic segment:
- the LOC123978021 gene encoding uncharacterized protein LOC123978021 — protein MYVVEECNVHEDPSDETELRRMYFSCNDAVCGEMKERFGERNCMLMDVLRSLDPEDSAFLDVSKVKPLLDLTNTPIVESEYTVAHQFLSMQMKDSSPASGGKWTMKKLLQHFQKPLVAMPSVMTALKHALTFGASTALCENTTLKKILTEHRLSMLHRRKANLIKLAFEKDLTKKFRDEWLHNVAYRSTNGRVTGETKDR, from the coding sequence ATGTATGTAGTCGAGGAGTGTAATGTACACGAAGATCCCAGCGACGAAACCGAGCTACGCAGGATGTATTTCAGTTGTAACGATGCAGTTTGCGGGGAAATGAAGGAGCGCTTTGGGGAGCGCAACTGTATGCTGATGGATGTGCTCAGGTCTCTGGACCCAGAGGATTCTGCTTTCTTAGATGTGTCAAAAGTGAAACCTTTGCTGGACCTTACTAATACACCAATTGTAGAGTCTGAATACACAGTGGCTCACCAGTTCCTAAGCATGCAAATGAAGGACTCATCTCCAGCCAGCGGTGGTAAATGGACAATGAAAAAACTTCTACAACACTTTCAAAAACCTCTCGTAGCAATGCCAAGTGTGATGACGGCGCTTAAACATGCTTTGACCTTTGGCGCAAGCACGGCACTCTGTGAGAACACCACATTAAAGAAAATCCTCACCGAGCATCGCCTTAGCATGCTTCATCGACGCAAGGCCAATTTAATTAAGTTGGCATTTGAAAAGGACTTAACCAAAAAGTTCAGGGATGAGTGGTTGCACAATGTCGCCTACCGCTCTACTAATG